The following are from one region of the Syngnathus acus chromosome 10, fSynAcu1.2, whole genome shotgun sequence genome:
- the ugt5g1 gene encoding UDP glucuronosyltransferase 5 family, polypeptide G1 — translation MAALLAALGFLSLWPAGTDSSRILVVPVDGSHWINMEVILKVLHSRGHQLTVLHSPNSWYIPTNASFYTSITARMLEDGNKKDYYNKLLLNVLEVRRSAGFLTTFYQQRLITNLLATGHKTLADAAGEMLDNPAFVAKLREAKFDLMLTDPGLTVGVLLGNYLKLPMVFNVRWMNNGESHFAMAPSPLSYVPVPGSELDDQMDFPGRLKNMLHYVYSLIELHFYINPVYADLFRRHFPPKTDLFTLEHAADIWLVRSDFIFELPRPTMPNVFYVGGFQCEKAKPLPADLEAFVQSSGEHGVVVMSLGTLVSALPRDVTEAIAAAFAQLPQKVVWRIKGEKPSLLGDNTLLVDWLPQNDLLGHPKTRAFVAHGGTNGMYEAIYHGVPVLGLPLLFDQFDNLLRLKVRGAARVVEAKSLTVEGFLEALRDILENPTYRDNMRRLSRLHHDRPMPPLETAIFWIEYVTRHGGASHLRPVGYSLPWYSYFCLDVVLFITAVVATFAWISMFTCKTVCCRRFGRKMKRE, via the coding sequence ATGGCAGCGCTCCTCGCAGCGTTGGGCTTCCTGTCGCTATGGCCGGCTGGAACGGACAGCAGCAGGATCCTGGTGGTGCCGGTGGACGGCAGCCATTGGATCAACATGGAGGTGATCCTGAAAGTGCTGCACTCCAGAGGACACCAACTCACGGTGCTGCACTCCCCCAACAGCTGGTACATCCCGACCAACGCTTCCTTCTACACTTCTATCACCGCCCGCATGTTGGAGGACGGCAACAAGAAGGACTACTACAATAAATTGCTCTTGAATGTTCTCGAGGTCCGCCGGTCCGCCGGCTTCTTGACGACCTTCTACCAGCAGCGCTTGATCACAAACCTGTTGGCGACCGGACATAAAACTCTGGCCGATGCAGCCGGCGAGATGTTGGACAACCCTGCTTTCGTTGCAAAGCTACGAGAGGCCAAGTTTGATCTGATGCTAACGGATCCCGGCCTGACGGTGGGGGTGCTTCTGGGGAATTACCTCAAGTTGCCGATGGTTTTCAACGTGCGTTGGATGAATAATGGCGAGAGCCACTTTGCCATGGCCCCGTCCCCGCTCTCCTACGTCCCCGTGCCCGGAAGTGAGCTGGATGATCAGATGGATTTCCCGGGAAGGCTTAAGAACATGCTACATTACGTTTACAGTCTCATTGAACTCCACTTTTACATAAACCCGGTTTATGCGGATTTGTTCCGGCGCCACTTTCCACCCAAAACGGACTTGTTCACCCTGGAGCATGCGGCGGACATCTGGCTGGTGAGGTCAGATTTTATCTTTGAGCTCCCGCGGCCGACCATGCCAAATGTGTTCTACGTGGGGGGTTTCCAGTGTGAGAAGGCCAAACCCTTGCCTGCGGATCTGGAAGCCTTCGTGCAGAGCTCGGGGGAGCACGGGGTGGTGGTGATGTCTTTGGGAACGCTGGTGTCGGCCCTGCCCCGTGATGTCACCGAAGCCATCGCCGCTGCGTTCGCTCAGCTCCCCCAGAAGGTGGTCTGGAGGATCAAGGGGGAGAAGCCTTCATTGTTGGGCGACAACACCTTGTTGGTGGACTGGTTGCCTCAGAATGACCTCTTGGGACACCCCAAAACCCGCGCCTTTGTCGCTCACGGAGGTACCAACGGCATGTACGAGGCCATCTACCACGGGGTTCCGGTTCTGGGTCTGCCGCTGCTCTTTGACCAGTTTGACAACCTATTGCGACTGAAGGTGCGTGGGGCAGCCCGAGTGGTGGAGGCCAAATCGCTCACCGTGGAAGGCTTCCTGGAAGCTCTCAGGGACATCCTGGAGAATCCGACCTACCGCGATAACATGCGCCGACTCTCTCGTCTCCATCACGATCGCCCGATGCCTCCGTTGGAGACCGCCATCTTTTGGATCGAGTACGTCACCAGGCACGGAGGAGCGTCGCATCTGCGGCCAGTCGGGTACAGCCTGCCTTGGTACTCCTACTTCTGCCTGGACGTGGTTCTGTTCATCACCGCTGTCGTCGCGACTTTTGCGTGGATTTCCATGTTCACGTGTAAGACCGTCTGCTGTCGGCGGTTCGGTAGAAAGATGAAACGCGAATGA